One window of Candidatus Regiella endosymbiont of Tuberolachnus salignus genomic DNA carries:
- the prlC gene encoding oligopeptidase A — MTNLSLTSPLPQFSAIHPENIVSRVQAVLEECRQAVDNIVAHPGSFVWDNLCQPLAELDNRLSCLWSPVSHLNAVKNNVELREAYEQCLPLLSEFSTWLGQHKKLYQAYLSLQTGPTFSDLNTAQRKVVENMLRDFKLSGIDLASEQQERYGKIAARLSELASTYSNNVLDATMGWSKLITDINQLKGLPESALAAAKMMAEAKQQEGWLFTLDMPSYLPVLTYADNSELRKEMYSAFITRASDQGPNAGKWDNNEIMEEMLGLRHELAQLLGFASYADKSLATKMADNPQEVLRFLTDLAKRARPQAEKELAQLRVFAKQQDDVSELAAWDITYYAEKQKQHLFSINDEQLRPYFPVEGVLKGLFEVVKRIYGTDIKERQGVDVWHPDVRFFDLFDANGVLCGSFYLDLYARENKRNGAWMDSYVDSFRLSNGEWQKPVAYLTCNFNGSVGDTPALFTHDEVVTLFHEFGHGLHHMLTKIDISGVSGINGVPWDAVELPSQFMENWCWEPQALAFISGHYQTQAPLPQEMLDKLLAVKNYHAGLFILRQLELGLFDFRLHYEYDPVKGAQILPILNEVRKKVAITPAPTWGRFPHSFNHIFSGGYAAGYYSYLWAEVLSADAFSRFKEEGIFNSVTGQSFLENILSLGGSEEPMILFKRFRGREPRLDAMLRDYGIQYDDVKNSAIQNNVI, encoded by the coding sequence ATGACAAATCTGTCGTTAACTTCACCTTTGCCACAGTTTTCAGCCATTCATCCAGAAAACATTGTATCCAGGGTGCAGGCCGTGTTAGAGGAGTGTCGCCAAGCAGTTGACAATATAGTCGCGCATCCAGGTTCTTTTGTTTGGGACAATCTCTGTCAACCACTTGCTGAACTTGATAATCGACTTTCATGCCTTTGGTCTCCCGTTAGTCATCTGAATGCGGTAAAAAATAATGTAGAGTTACGAGAGGCCTACGAACAATGTTTACCATTGTTATCTGAATTCAGTACATGGCTAGGGCAGCACAAAAAACTATATCAAGCCTATCTTAGCTTGCAAACAGGGCCAACCTTCTCTGATCTGAATACAGCACAGCGTAAAGTCGTTGAAAACATGCTACGGGATTTCAAATTATCAGGTATTGACCTCGCATCTGAGCAACAAGAACGTTACGGAAAAATTGCCGCTCGTTTATCTGAACTTGCTTCTACCTATAGTAATAATGTACTCGATGCAACTATGGGTTGGAGCAAATTAATTACCGATATTAATCAATTAAAAGGCCTGCCAGAAAGCGCCTTAGCCGCAGCAAAAATGATGGCAGAAGCTAAACAGCAGGAAGGTTGGTTATTCACGCTAGATATGCCAAGTTATTTGCCAGTTTTGACTTATGCTGATAATTCAGAACTACGGAAAGAAATGTATTCTGCATTTATTACCCGTGCCTCGGATCAAGGGCCAAATGCCGGTAAATGGGATAACAATGAAATCATGGAGGAGATGCTGGGGTTGCGTCACGAACTGGCGCAATTGCTAGGGTTTGCCAGCTATGCAGATAAATCGCTGGCAACCAAGATGGCCGATAATCCACAAGAAGTACTGCGCTTTTTAACCGATTTGGCGAAACGCGCTCGTCCACAAGCGGAAAAGGAGCTAGCACAGTTACGTGTGTTCGCTAAGCAACAGGATGATGTTAGTGAACTGGCCGCCTGGGATATCACCTATTATGCGGAAAAACAAAAACAACATTTATTCTCAATCAACGATGAACAACTGCGCCCATATTTTCCTGTAGAAGGCGTACTGAAAGGTCTCTTTGAAGTAGTCAAACGAATTTATGGTACTGATATTAAAGAGCGGCAAGGTGTCGATGTGTGGCATCCAGATGTCCGCTTCTTCGATTTGTTCGATGCTAATGGAGTATTGTGCGGTAGTTTTTATTTAGATCTTTACGCCCGCGAAAATAAACGAAATGGGGCTTGGATGGATAGTTATGTCGATAGCTTTCGTTTATCCAATGGTGAATGGCAAAAACCAGTAGCCTATTTAACCTGTAATTTTAATGGCTCTGTAGGTGATACTCCTGCTTTATTTACCCATGATGAAGTGGTCACCCTCTTTCATGAATTTGGCCACGGCCTGCATCATATGCTCACTAAAATTGATATTTCTGGTGTATCTGGTATCAATGGAGTGCCTTGGGATGCAGTGGAATTACCTAGCCAATTTATGGAAAACTGGTGCTGGGAACCGCAAGCATTAGCATTTATTTCTGGTCATTATCAAACACAGGCACCTTTGCCTCAAGAGATGCTCGACAAATTATTGGCCGTGAAAAATTATCACGCAGGACTATTTATTTTGCGTCAATTAGAATTAGGTCTATTCGATTTCCGTCTGCATTATGAATATGATCCGGTGAAAGGGGCGCAAATTCTGCCCATTTTGAATGAAGTGAGAAAAAAGGTAGCAATCACTCCGGCGCCAACCTGGGGACGCTTTCCACACTCTTTCAATCATATTTTTTCTGGGGGATATGCAGCTGGTTATTATAGCTATTTATGGGCGGAAGTTTTATCAGCTGATGCTTTTTCCCGTTTTAAAGAAGAAGGGATTTTTAATTCTGTTACCGGGCAATCTTTTCTCGAGAATATATTATCGCTTGGCGGTTCGGAAGAGCCTATGATTTTATTCAAGCGCTTTCGGGGACGTGAGCCGCGGTTAGATGCAATGCTGCGTGATTACGGTATTCAATATGATGATGTAAAAAATAGTGCTATCCAAAATAACGTTATTTAA
- a CDS encoding single-stranded DNA-binding protein: protein MASRGVNKVILVGNLGQDPEVRYMTNGNAVTNITLATSESWRDKATGEQKEKTEWHRVVLFGKLAEVAGEYLRKGSQVYIEGTLQTRKWQDQSGQDRYTTEVVVNVGGIMQMLGGRQGGGASSSESTSSISHGGNATAPTFDSGQPFSDNKPSRLDSDIKPKRPQEPIATFDDEIPF, encoded by the coding sequence ATGGCCAGTAGAGGCGTCAACAAAGTAATTTTGGTTGGAAATTTGGGTCAAGATCCAGAAGTTCGTTACATGACGAATGGTAATGCAGTTACCAACATCACCTTAGCCACTTCCGAAAGTTGGCGTGATAAAGCAACGGGTGAGCAAAAAGAAAAAACAGAATGGCATCGGGTCGTTCTGTTCGGTAAATTGGCAGAAGTTGCAGGCGAGTACTTACGGAAAGGTTCACAAGTCTACATTGAAGGTACTTTGCAAACACGTAAATGGCAAGATCAGAGCGGCCAGGATCGTTATACCACCGAAGTAGTGGTTAATGTTGGTGGTATCATGCAAATGCTGGGTGGACGTCAAGGAGGAGGAGCTTCTTCATCTGAATCAACCTCTTCAATAAGTCATGGAGGAAATGCAACGGCACCCACATTCGATAGTGGCCAACCGTTTAGCGATAACAAGCCTTCACGTTTGGATTCGGATATAAAACCGAAGCGCCCTCAAGAGCCTATAGCCACATTTGATGATGAAATTCCATTCTAA